The sequence TAAGTTCGAGGTTCTTTGCATCGTTCAGGTTTCCGAATTTTTGTGTAAAATCATCATACAAGCGATTGAGCATTTGCCGTAACGCGGGATTCTCTTTCAGTGTATCGGCTTCGTTGTTGTACAGATGGTTGTAAGTATCGCGTATCTCGATATAGAGTGATGCCCGTTTTTGTTGATTCGGTGGCAATTCCAACGGATGAAACATCGGTTGATGTCCGTCCATATCCCGCAGGTAGCCGATACGATTATCCGCATCAGTAACTAATGAGCCATCCTTATAATGTTTCGGTAATCCATTTTCGGGTATTGGCATCGGGATGGGTTTCAATCGTTCCACCTTTTCCTTGTCCAAACGTTCTGCACGTTGTTCGGGTGTTTCAGTTGGTGTACTTGCTGTCGGACTTTTAGGTTGTACCTCCTTTTGCTGGCTGGCTTTAGGTTGTGTTATAGGCATACGGCGGCGGGAACGCTTCGGCTGTTTAATCTGGGAACGTTCTTCGGCTGAAAAACCAAACAAGTCGTACAAGGTAACAATCGGCTGTTGCTGCATATCAGGTGGCGGTACTTCCTTTTGTTCTATTACTTCTCCGGTATTCGTATTTACAAACAATCCGCTGGCTTCATCCTTGATGATTGTATCTTTTTTCTCTGTTGTTGGTACAGTCTTCGTCTCTTCTTTTGGAGTGGCAATGCGTGGTTCTACAACTGCTTTTCTCCCCTGCTCGGAGAGTTCCGCCCATGCTTTGCGGTTTCTGGCTTCTGTAAAGGGATGGAAAAGGACCAAATCTTCTTCAATAGGTTCATAAGCCGATTTAGGGCTTAGCTCCACCATATCCGAAACTGATATTTCCTGTATGTCTTTTACAACAGGCTGTTGTTCCTGTTTCTCCGGAGCATGGGACAAGTAGTGTTCCAGATCAAGGTGTTTGGAAAAATCTTCATTCAGCATTCGATACAGTGTAGCGGCAATAGCTTCCGTTCCACCGGAGTGAGTAAATTCCATTGCAGGTTTCCCGTAAGGGTCAGTACCTACTTTTACATCGGTCTGTATCACTCTGTCAAAATCTTTGAAGAGGTTATTTACTGATATACCGTTAGATAGTTTCCGGGATTCTATAAAATCCTGTTGTCTTTGACTCGGTAAAATAGTTGTATTCTTGCGTTGCAAGATAATCAGATCACTACCAACTTCTGTTCCTGCTTCTTCTGTAAACAGATTATTGGGCAGACGGATAGCCGATACGATATGACAACTGTTCATCAGGTGTTCACGAATGGGTTTGTTCTGCTCCGAGTTAAGTACGCTTTGCGAAGTGATAAAAGCGATCAATCCACCCTCACGGGCAGCCATCACACTCTTGGTGAAAAAATAATTATGAATTGCTTTTGTCGATTGGCTTACTGCGGGTATCTCATGTTTGGAAAGCAGAGGATCAAATACAGCCACATCCCCGAAAGGAATATTGGAGGCTATAACATCATAATGTTGTGAGTAGCGACCTTCCATCTTCTCATAGCCTTCAATCCGTATTTTATCCTGTGGGTGGAGGTGTGAGAGAATCTTACCCGTCAGCAGATCTTTTTCAAATCCTGTTACTTCTGCATCGGGAACGGTTTCTTTGAACGATGCTATAAATGCTCCGGCTCCCGCACTCGGTTCAAGAAAACGTTGAGGTTTGATACCACTGTTATTTAGCGCAAGTGCCAACGCATCAATAACAGGCTTGGGTGTATAGAAAGCGGTCAGCACTGAATTTTTAAGCGAACTTACATAACGTTTATATTCGGCATCGTCTTTCGCTCCATCCCGTAGGACTTGATGTAATTCAGTTACAAGTGGGAACAAATCATGCTCAGAGGTTTTCCAATATTGGATATCTTCCGATTTGGCAGCAGGATTCAACACGGCTTTTATCCCTCCGAAACCGGAATAGGCTGCCAGTTTTATTTTTTCATCATCGGTAGCCTGCCTTTTCTCTTTATCGAGAGCAAACGCAATGCGGATTGCCTCGATATTATCCCGAAGATGAGCTTTCTTATTGTAAGCCATTTTCGAGAAGTATTTGTATTTCGCCAGTCAGCTCCGTGTAAAACTGATTGTACTCTGGTGTATCGGCAAAATCGTCAGACAAGATGTATTTTTGAATCGTATCCGTAAGGCGGGATAATAGCTCCATTGCTATGCCTTCGGCTTGTGAAGGGTTTACTTCTTCGGAAAATTCTTCCCAGAGGATAGTTACAAGGGTTCGGTAAGTGGAGAAGATCAAGCCTTCGTATAAGACCTTTGAAGAGAATTCTTCTGCATAGTCATGGGTATGCCCTGCTTTTATAGCTTGGCTATACACTTCTGCTGCGGCATCACCACGTACAGCAATAAAGTCATTGTCAATTGCTTTGTCGGGGTGTGTATCACGTAGGTAGGACAATAGGGATAGTCGGAAATAGGACAGTTCTGTGACTGCCGTCTTTGGTTTTGTTGCCATATCATTGATTTTTTAGTGGGGGCGAAGACCCTTTTGTTATTGCTTTTGTGAGAGTTAGATATACCAATAGGCTTAGACCTAATGATATACCACAAAGCATTTTCTTTAGCTTATAGTTTGGGAAAGAAAAAGGCATCCGGAGCTTAGCCCCGGATGCCACCACTAAAAAATCAATGTTAAACGACTATTCCGAATCGTAGAACAAAGACCTTTCAGTGGCAAATATAGTGAAATTATTATTTCAATGGTCGCTTCTTTCTTGGTGTCATTGCGTATCCAATCACTTATATTTAAATTTGTATCATTAATTAAATCGTAATATCAATAAGCAATTGTCATGTCTTTACCTGATGTCCGAATAGATAAATTGAAAGAATCTGAATATGAAGAGGTCGCTGCTATTTTAGTAGATGCTTTTGAATCGAATCTTGCTTATGCTTCAATCTTCGTAAATAAGGATAAATTGCGAGACGGTTTGTTTTGGTTATTTAAGACCAATCTATACCTGATAAACAGAAGACAAGCTGTGACAAAAGTTGTTAGAATGAAAAATTCAATGGAAATAATAGGAGTATTTAGCTTATTACCTCCCAATGGAGTAAAATCTGAATTTCGTGATTATTTCAAGATCGGATTACCCCGATTTATTATGAATTTTGGATTCTCTGCTTTACGCACAATGCTTAAGATGGATTCTCTAAATAAACAGCTTCTGACAAATGCTATCGGAACCAATGAATATTATTATTTGTCGATGGTTGCTGTAAAAGGCAACTATCAGGGCTCCGGTATTGGTTCTTATATGATTGACGATTGCTTACAGAAATTGAGATCTATAAATCGAATATGCCATATTGTTGGTTTAACAACCCAACTTCCGGAAAACGTCACTTTTTATACCCGATTAGGATTCCAGAAATTGGATGAAGGTGAGATTCAACTGAAGAAGGGCTGTTATTACAACTATAATATGAAATTGGATCTATAATTTACTTCGAACGTTTCTTCTTGTGACCTTCTTTGCGTGTTGGAAACTCAAAAACCGTTTTGTAGTCCGCATCAAATTTTACGATGGCATCAAAGGTACTTCCGGTCTTAGAACTTACGAACCCTTTTATCAGTGCAGTCTTGCCATTTATCAAAAGATCATCGAGTTGTCCGTCCGTCAGTTCTTTCTTAGCAATGGTTTTAAATACGGCCAGTCCGCAATTTTCATCCTTACATTTTACCACTTTGGGATAAAATACCACCTGTCCGTTTTTACACTTAGGACAAGAACAAGTATTGTAATTATCCGTGCGTTCGATGACTGTAGAAAGCAGTTCCGTAGTTATCTGCGAGGCATAGATTTCTATTCCTTTGTGGAAGGTAACCGCATCCATATCTCCCGAAGCTATTTTGTTTAAGGCTTCCTCCCATTGTCCTGTCATAGCTACATCGGCTATCTTCTTGTCCTTGACCGCCAGATAGACCACCAGTCCTTTATTGGTCGGAACAAGAGATTTTTTCTCTCTGACGATATACTCACGGGAAAACAACGTTTCGATAATGGATGCACGGGTGGCAGGTGTTCCGATACCGCATTCTTTCATTGCCTCACGCTGTTGTTCGTCCTCCACCTCTTTGCCTGCTGACTCCATATAACTAAGCAAACTTGCCTCCGTATGCAATGGGCGGGGCTTCGTCTGCTTTTCTTGAATCTCGCAATCACGAACAAAAAGATTATCTCCCTCCAGAAGAACAGGTAAAGTGATGGAATCCTCTTCATCGTTTGGCTCGTCTTTAGTATCAAATACCGCCCTCCAGCCGGGGACGAGTGTAACGCTTCCTTTGCAGGAAAAGTGTACGCCATCGGTATCAAGTGATACGGTGGTGTTCTCTTTGATGCAACGTTCGCCAAAGGCTTCAAGCATACGTCCGGCAACCATATCGTAGATAAGCTGTTCGTCTTTGGGTAAATTGCCTGCCGGTTCTTCCGTGATAATCAGTGCATGGTGGTCGGTCACTTTAGCATCATTGACCGAACGGGTATTGAGTTTGGTATCAAATCGTCCATCAATATAGGACCTAAAAAGTGAGTGCGAACGAAGTGTAGCGATCAGGTGTGGTATTTCCTCCAGCACATCTTCGGAAATATAACGGCTCCCTGTTCGTGGATAGGAGATTTTTTTGGCTTCATACAGACTTTGAGCTATAGTCAGCGTCTTGTCCGCCGAGAAACCGTACTTGCTATTGGCTTCCTTTTGAAGTGAAGTAAGGTCATACAGCAAGGGTGGTTCTTGTTTGACTTCCTTTCGTTCTACTGCTGTAACGAGTATCTTTCCTGTGGCTTTTACCTTTGCTGTAATCTCTTCAGCCTGACTTTTGGTATCAAATTTATCTACTGAATGAGTCCAGAACGATGTTGCTTCTTTTTCTGCCTGCAATTTCAAGCGAAAATAGGTCTGTGATTTAAACTCTTTATTTTCCAGATACCGACTACAAATAATCGCCAATGTCGGGGTTTGTACCCTGCCAAGTGACCAAACACCATACCCTGCCGAGATTGAAAGAGCCTGACTGCTATTGATGCCTACGAGCCAGTCAGCGGTGCTGCGAGCTTTGGCGGAAGCGTACAGATTGTCATATTCAGCTCCGGGACGAAGGGTTTTAAAGCCGTCTTTAATGGCTCTGTCGGTAAGCGAGCTGATCCAAAGCCTTTCAAACGGAAGGGTGCATCCTATATATTCATATATATAGCGGAATATGAGTTCCCCTTCTCGTCCGGCATCAGTCGCCACAATTATAGATTCTCCACGATGGAATAACTCGCGGATAACCTTTAGTTGCTTCATCACTCCAGGATCATTCTTATACTCCTTCCCCTCTTTGACCTGTCGAGGCAAGAGTTTAAATTCTTTTGGGAGTATCGGTAGGTTCTCTTTTTGAAAGCCTGTGATACCGTAATGCTCCGGCATAGCGAGTCCGATCAGATGCCCGAAAGCCCACGTAACGGCATATCCATTACCTTCTATATAGGATTCTTTTTTATTGTTTGCTCCGACTATGGCTGCTATACTTTTAGCCACAGAGGGTTTTTCCGCTATTATTATTTTCATTGTAACATTGATTTTTTAGTGGTTGGGGTCGCAGACCCTTTTATTATTTTATATTTCTACATTTTTCGTCCTTTGCTTTTCTTCGGGGCAGCAGGAGATTGTTTTTGTTCCTGTTGCTGCTCCTTTTTCTCAACTTGCTTGGCGGTGGGCTGTGTCTGACCTTGCTTTAGCGGTTCTTTGGAATATTTAGTTGCCTCGTTGGTCTTGCCCTCATTATTGACAGCCACCTGAGTTTTACTCTCGGCAGCAGGAGTCACTTTCTGAGAATCCTTAGCAGCTTGCTTCGCTTCAATGGCTCGAACTTGATCGGGATGTTTCGAAGTATGGCGAACTTTATCTCTGCTCTCGTCAACCCATACCCATGCATTGTACTTCTGTCCTTTCTGATCGGTAGCTTCCACTTTTTGTGCTCCCGAAGCATCAGCTTGTTGTTGTTGTTTCGGACGGGATTGCATGCCCTCAACAAAGATTGGTTCTTTGTTACACAGCTTGGTAAACTCTTCTTTACTAAGCTGTATGCCACCTTGCTTAGAATAAATCCATACCTCATCAACTTTACGGGCTTTGGGTAATGGCTTTTCCTGTGCTTGTCCTTCACTCTGTTTGGCTTGTCGCTGTTCCTTGTGCTGTTGCCTTTGTTCGTCACTGAACTTAAAATCAAAATTCTTATTGACGGCATTGAACTGTACGAAGCGGTCTATCTTCTGTGGTTCTTCTCCCGGTTTTACCTTCTTATCCATGCCCTCAACCCATACGGCTTTACCTTCTCTCAATCCTTGTTGTTGTTCGGGAGAAAGAGGGGCATTTTTCAAGGTTTCGGGGATATTGATTTCGGAGATGGGGACAGCTTCGAGTCTATTCGTCATTTTGTCGAGAGATACAAGCGAAGGAATTTTCTCTCCTCCGGCTATGGGTTCTAATTCATAGACTCGTGCACCATGCCCTGTCTTTTGGAGTTGCTCTTTGTCCTGCTCGGAAAAGCTTATTCCCATGAATGGTTTGTCAAAATCGGGCTGTTCCTGTTTGGGATGGGTTACCAGCTTGATGCTACCATCCTCCTGTGGTTCCAATGATAAGCGAGCCTGCATCGGGAACTCATTACCGTCAATAGTCGGTTTGATATCGACCAATCCGGGTGACTTATGCCCATAAACCATTGCTTTGAGGGCATCTTGCAACTTCTCACCCGAAAGCCCCAGCTTCTCTGTATCTTTCCAATTGAGTTTATTGAGATCTAAGGGTTGAAACTGACCTGTTAGCTCAATATGTATCTTTACCTTACCATCAAACTTAAGGCGATACGGATCGAGAGCTTTATCGGTATGATCGATACGGATAAGTTTGTCAAGAAAAGCAGCTATTTTATCTACGGCTGACATCCCGACAGCATAAACCCCTGTATGTGACGGGTGATTGAACTGTGCCGACATCTTTTTGAAGAAATTTTCCAGAAAGTTGCTGTTGGTATCAACCTTTAAAAACTGGTCGGCATTCGCTTTGGTGGGTTCAACGGTTTTTAATTTACCGTCCTGCTCTCCTGTGATGACTTTTAATTTGCCATCTTCGCCTTGGGTCAGTAAGACTTTAGGCTCTTCGGATTTCACTTTGTTTTGATCCATAATAAATGATGTTTTTATTCTGCATTAACATTAATGCAAAGCGAAAATACATCTTACTAATAGACTGATTGCAAGGTTTTAAAAAGGTGGTAGCTTGTGTCTGGGGTTGTCTATGCGCAATTGGTGAATATGGTGTTTTTACCTCCTGTTCTTATTGTTTAAACTGAAAAATGTAAATAGACAAAACTATAGAGTCTTGCTTTCATATCTGTATCAGTAAAATACTCTATCTTTGTGATAATCCTATAAGTAACAAATAATGAAAATCGAAAAAATAAAAGAACTGATCCAATCCTGCAACATCAATTTCTTAATTGGTTCTGGCTTGTCACGTCCATATCTGAATACTTTAGGTGATATTGAAAACTGGCTAACAGAATTAAATAAAGAGGATAATAGTCCTCAAAAAGAGATTATACGAGCTTCAATATATGCGAAATATTTTACTGATGTAATTAAGCCGAATCTTCAGTCTGAGATTGACGATGATATCGTTGGTTATTCTGACGATGTGTTAGGGGTTTATCGGCAATTTTTAATTCTCTGGAATGATATTATTGTACGCAGAGCAAGCAGGCTGCACAATAAACAGATCAATATATTCAGTACTAACATCGACTTATTTGTTGAGCGTGCCGCAGAAAAAACAGGAATAGAGTTCAATGATGGTTTTAAAGGTCGAATAAATCCGGTCTTTGATGAAGGTAATTTTCAAAAATCATATACAAAAACAAGTACTCATTATCAAAACATATCGGAAATTCCTGTTTTCAACTTGCTAAAACTACATGGATCAATAGATTGGAAATCAATCGGAACAGATATAAAACAATTATCTCATGATAGTTTGTTAGAAAATGTGCAAGTGACAAATAAAGCCTTACAATCTATTAAGAAAGATGTACTTATAAAAATAGATAAAAAAGATACACTTGCAGAAATAGTTGCTAAAGCAAACTCGCTATCTAAAATAGATAAAAAAGCAATAAAACCATTTACTGACAGTTACGACAAGTTAGTTGTTATAAATCCGACCAAACAGAAATTTAAAGACACAGTTCTCGACCTGCATTTTTATGAACTGATGCGAATATATTCTAATGTATTAGAAAAAGAAAATTCGCTATTGTTTGTTATGGGATTTTCGTTTGCTGACGAACATATCTCTAAAATCACAATGCGAGTAGCTGACTCTAATCCAACATTATTGATTATTATATTCTCTTTTTCAGATGATGAAAAGAGTCAGTTTGAAGAATATCTTAAATTGAACAATGGGAAATCAAAAAACAATAACATTCTGATTGTTACTCCTTCAAATTTTATCGAAACTAATGCTGAAGGAGATAAAGACAAGTTAGCTAAGCTAAAAAAGAATGTGGTAAATTTTGATTTTAAGACCTTAAATGCAGAAGTGTTCGAACAAATCAGCAGGATGATCCCCATTAACAATAACAATGGACAATAGAGTTGATAATATATTACAGGAAAATTCTATTTTTAGGATTGGGACTGTCTTTTCTGTGGAAGGAAGAGAAGTTAAAGTTAAGGTTGATAAAGTAAAGAATGCTTCTCACTTGCTATATAAGGGAAGTCTAATTAAGAATGTATCTGTTGGGGGGTATGTAAAAATAGAAAAAGGCTTTATTTCAATCATTGCTAAAATTGAAGGGGAATCTATTAAAGAAGAAAAGCTGCCGTTTATACAAGAGTATGGAAAAGAAGAAAATAAAATAAACAGAATCCTCAATGCTAAACTGCTTGGATATATTGAAAATGCAAAGTTTGAGCGGGGTATAAAAGAACTGCCACTCATAGATAATGAGTGTTTTCTGCTAAATAGTGAAGAGTTTAAACAAATTCACCAATTTGTTAAACAGGATGACAAACCTATTCAAATAGGCACTCTTGCTTTAGAGAGGGGGCAGGAAATATATGTTGGTGTTAATAGCCTATTCTCCAGTCATATCGGGATATTTGGAAATACGGGAAGTGGTAAGTCTTATACATTGGCTAAAATATATAGGCAACTATTTAGGGCATTTGAAGATCAGGATAAGTTTAAGAGAAATGCGCGATTTCTGCTTTTTGATTTTAATGGTGAATATAATGGTGACAATGTAATTATAAGCAATAAAAAAGTCTATAACTTATCAACGAAGGATAGTACAGGAAAAGACAAACTTCCTTTTTTTGAAAATGACTTATTAGATAAGAACTTGTTTTCCATACTGGCAAGTGCATCAGAAAAAACACAACAACCATTCATTGGGCGAACCCTCGAATTTTATAAAAAAGTTATGGGTGTAAATGATTCTTTAGGCTACTTTCATAATATTCTGAGAAAGCGAATAGAGGAAATTTTATGTATGTCAGACAAGGTACAGTCTAAATTACTATTGGATTACATAGAACAGATTTTACCTAAATACATTAATAAAGATGGTGAGGAGGGTAGATTAATTGACGATTTTGCGTGGAGACCAGATAAATTCTGTTATTACTTGGGAGATTTTAATAATTACCAATGTTTTATTGAAAATAGAAACTTTGTAAAAGAAACCAAACTTTATAAACAGGTTGAACAGTATGAATTTGAATCTGATTTCATTTCAAGAATCATACACTTTCTATATCTTCAACTCATTCATGACGTGCTAACCAATAGGGCTAATAACGAGCATATTGCCCCTGCTATAAACAAATTAAAGAGTTTCCAAAAAGATATTGCTAAAGTTATAGAAATCAAGGATAGTGCTATTGACTTTTGGGATAATGATTATTTGGCTGTTATAAATCTCAATGAAGCAAATATCAATATAAAGAAATTGATACCGCTCCTTATTTCTCACAAATTATACTCAGAACACAAAAATCATAAGACTGACAATGAATTAGAAAAGTCATTGAATATCATTATTGATGAGGCACATAATATTTTATCCTATGAATCTCTTCGGGAAAGCGAATCATGGAAAGATTATAGATTGGAAACATTTGAAGAAATAATTAAAGAAGGACGAAAATTTGGAGTTTTTCTCACTATTGCAAGCCAAAGACCGTCTGATATATCCACTACTATTATTTCTCAACTTCATAATTATTTTATTCACAGGCTCGTAAATAATAAAGATTTAGATATGGTCGAAAAGGCTATCTCATACCTAGATCAAGTGTCAACGGAGGCCTTACCTATATTGGGAACGGGAATGTGTATTTTGTCTGGTCAATTGGTTCAAATGCCTGTAATAATATCAATCGACACCATTGAAAGCCAACATAAACCCAATAATGAAACAATCAATTTATTGAAAAACTGGGAAGATTAATTCATTATACATTAGTAGATTATGGCAATACTGAGAAATTGTTTTACACAACCGACGTTAGAAGGCATTTCTAAAATTCTTGGAG is a genomic window of Dysgonomonas mossii containing:
- a CDS encoding DUF1896 family protein, with amino-acid sequence MATKPKTAVTELSYFRLSLLSYLRDTHPDKAIDNDFIAVRGDAAAEVYSQAIKAGHTHDYAEEFSSKVLYEGLIFSTYRTLVTILWEEFSEEVNPSQAEGIAMELLSRLTDTIQKYILSDDFADTPEYNQFYTELTGEIQILLENGLQ
- a CDS encoding GNAT family N-acetyltransferase, which codes for MSLPDVRIDKLKESEYEEVAAILVDAFESNLAYASIFVNKDKLRDGLFWLFKTNLYLINRRQAVTKVVRMKNSMEIIGVFSLLPPNGVKSEFRDYFKIGLPRFIMNFGFSALRTMLKMDSLNKQLLTNAIGTNEYYYLSMVAVKGNYQGSGIGSYMIDDCLQKLRSINRICHIVGLTTQLPENVTFYTRLGFQKLDEGEIQLKKGCYYNYNMKLDL
- a CDS encoding type IA DNA topoisomerase produces the protein MKIIIAEKPSVAKSIAAIVGANNKKESYIEGNGYAVTWAFGHLIGLAMPEHYGITGFQKENLPILPKEFKLLPRQVKEGKEYKNDPGVMKQLKVIRELFHRGESIIVATDAGREGELIFRYIYEYIGCTLPFERLWISSLTDRAIKDGFKTLRPGAEYDNLYASAKARSTADWLVGINSSQALSISAGYGVWSLGRVQTPTLAIICSRYLENKEFKSQTYFRLKLQAEKEATSFWTHSVDKFDTKSQAEEITAKVKATGKILVTAVERKEVKQEPPLLYDLTSLQKEANSKYGFSADKTLTIAQSLYEAKKISYPRTGSRYISEDVLEEIPHLIATLRSHSLFRSYIDGRFDTKLNTRSVNDAKVTDHHALIITEEPAGNLPKDEQLIYDMVAGRMLEAFGERCIKENTTVSLDTDGVHFSCKGSVTLVPGWRAVFDTKDEPNDEEDSITLPVLLEGDNLFVRDCEIQEKQTKPRPLHTEASLLSYMESAGKEVEDEQQREAMKECGIGTPATRASIIETLFSREYIVREKKSLVPTNKGLVVYLAVKDKKIADVAMTGQWEEALNKIASGDMDAVTFHKGIEIYASQITTELLSTVIERTDNYNTCSCPKCKNGQVVFYPKVVKCKDENCGLAVFKTIAKKELTDGQLDDLLINGKTALIKGFVSSKTGSTFDAIVKFDADYKTVFEFPTRKEGHKKKRSK
- a CDS encoding DUF3945 domain-containing protein produces the protein MDQNKVKSEEPKVLLTQGEDGKLKVITGEQDGKLKTVEPTKANADQFLKVDTNSNFLENFFKKMSAQFNHPSHTGVYAVGMSAVDKIAAFLDKLIRIDHTDKALDPYRLKFDGKVKIHIELTGQFQPLDLNKLNWKDTEKLGLSGEKLQDALKAMVYGHKSPGLVDIKPTIDGNEFPMQARLSLEPQEDGSIKLVTHPKQEQPDFDKPFMGISFSEQDKEQLQKTGHGARVYELEPIAGGEKIPSLVSLDKMTNRLEAVPISEINIPETLKNAPLSPEQQQGLREGKAVWVEGMDKKVKPGEEPQKIDRFVQFNAVNKNFDFKFSDEQRQQHKEQRQAKQSEGQAQEKPLPKARKVDEVWIYSKQGGIQLSKEEFTKLCNKEPIFVEGMQSRPKQQQQADASGAQKVEATDQKGQKYNAWVWVDESRDKVRHTSKHPDQVRAIEAKQAAKDSQKVTPAAESKTQVAVNNEGKTNEATKYSKEPLKQGQTQPTAKQVEKKEQQQEQKQSPAAPKKSKGRKM
- a CDS encoding SIR2 family protein — its product is MKIEKIKELIQSCNINFLIGSGLSRPYLNTLGDIENWLTELNKEDNSPQKEIIRASIYAKYFTDVIKPNLQSEIDDDIVGYSDDVLGVYRQFLILWNDIIVRRASRLHNKQINIFSTNIDLFVERAAEKTGIEFNDGFKGRINPVFDEGNFQKSYTKTSTHYQNISEIPVFNLLKLHGSIDWKSIGTDIKQLSHDSLLENVQVTNKALQSIKKDVLIKIDKKDTLAEIVAKANSLSKIDKKAIKPFTDSYDKLVVINPTKQKFKDTVLDLHFYELMRIYSNVLEKENSLLFVMGFSFADEHISKITMRVADSNPTLLIIIFSFSDDEKSQFEEYLKLNNGKSKNNNILIVTPSNFIETNAEGDKDKLAKLKKNVVNFDFKTLNAEVFEQISRMIPINNNNGQ
- a CDS encoding ATP-binding protein — translated: MDNRVDNILQENSIFRIGTVFSVEGREVKVKVDKVKNASHLLYKGSLIKNVSVGGYVKIEKGFISIIAKIEGESIKEEKLPFIQEYGKEENKINRILNAKLLGYIENAKFERGIKELPLIDNECFLLNSEEFKQIHQFVKQDDKPIQIGTLALERGQEIYVGVNSLFSSHIGIFGNTGSGKSYTLAKIYRQLFRAFEDQDKFKRNARFLLFDFNGEYNGDNVIISNKKVYNLSTKDSTGKDKLPFFENDLLDKNLFSILASASEKTQQPFIGRTLEFYKKVMGVNDSLGYFHNILRKRIEEILCMSDKVQSKLLLDYIEQILPKYINKDGEEGRLIDDFAWRPDKFCYYLGDFNNYQCFIENRNFVKETKLYKQVEQYEFESDFISRIIHFLYLQLIHDVLTNRANNEHIAPAINKLKSFQKDIAKVIEIKDSAIDFWDNDYLAVINLNEANINIKKLIPLLISHKLYSEHKNHKTDNELEKSLNIIIDEAHNILSYESLRESESWKDYRLETFEEIIKEGRKFGVFLTIASQRPSDISTTIISQLHNYFIHRLVNNKDLDMVEKAISYLDQVSTEALPILGTGMCILSGQLVQMPVIISIDTIESQHKPNNETINLLKNWED